The Setaria viridis chromosome 6, Setaria_viridis_v4.0, whole genome shotgun sequence genome includes the window CGTAGATGAAACCCAGCAGCGCCGAGCAGGACTCCAGGCACATGTCGCTGATGTCGATCGTGGACGACTCCTTCTCCTTGAGGTCGTGCACGAACATGCTCTCGAACACGGGAGAGCAGGCTGCAAGGATAGCCTTGTGGGCTTTGAGGACGCCGTCGGTCGTGTTGATGGTCACATCGGTGTGGATCGACTCCGTCAGCAGGCGGGAGAGGCAGCCCAGAGTGCTCTTGCTAGCGATCCTCTGCACCATGCCTTCATTCGGCCAGATTGACGAGGATGATTCAGTAGCCTGTCAGCAGTATTAATTGGGTGGCGTTTAGTTCAATTACTATCCATCCATGGAAGAAGGGCTTCTGCATAGCATAACATAGGAGCCAATGGAACATGTTCTacgaaataaaataaaacaaaacaaggCCAGAGGTAGGTACTTGCATTGTTTGTGGCTACCCTCAGGTCCAGAAACTCAACATCGATTGTGAAACGCCCATGGGACATGACGTCAACTTGCCACACAAAGTCATCGCTGGTCCGGAGAAGCTGCTCTTGCACTGCCACGCACAGGAAAAGGGTAAGAAGAAGAGGCCATTACAGCAGCACGGAGACTAGGcaataaaaaagagagagaaactaATAGCAGGCATGGCATGGTGAAAACTTGGATCCGGCGTAgtttaggacatgtcacattagatgtttatatactaattaaaagtattaaatataatctaatcacaaaactaattacacagatggagtctaattcgcgagacgaatctattaagcctaattagtccatgatttaacaatgtggtgctacagtaaccatttgctaatgatggattaattaggcttaatagattcgtctcgcgaattagtataggggttatgcagttagttttataattagctcatgtttagtcctcctaattagcgtccgaacatccgatatgactctcctaaagtttagtcctcctaatgcTGGAGAGCACTGAGGCAAGATCCTACTTTGATTTCATCTATCGACATAAAGGATGCGAGTGCAACCAACGTCCAAATACTGTCATGGTCTTTTCTGCTGCCTCAAGACTCCAGTTAGTCACTGGTGCTTATTCGCAGTTGGAATACACAGTTTGCATTCGTCAAGAAGCAGAGGCTAGGATGATGTTTACTTGATTAGTAGTGGGCTTCAAGTTAGTACTTTCTGATTAGCAACTGTTTTGGGCTTGCGAATGTTTTCGTGTGAAGTAAAACCAAAAGCATCATCATCCCATCGGGGTACATTTCCAGCTTGTCCTATTATGTTCCTTATGTTTTTTCAGAGAAGATCATATCACTAAGCGATAGAGATTCAGTGAGCAGATGGCATAAGGAAGCTCTCTGCAGGCCTATTGTTGCCTGTCATAAGACTCACAGGCATCATGGATAGGAAATGGTCAGCTAATCAGGCTAAAGTTAAGTTGGTCAATGGCTCTAGTGACTGAACAATAAAGGCATGTAATCTAGGAGTACAACTGACATAAGAAGCACACTGTTTTGCTGCACTTCGAATACAGTAAAATGCATaggcaaagaaagaaagaaagaaagaaagaaagaaaataccAGGGGATGCGCAGGATCGTCGCGGCGGGCCTGGGCAGGTGACGCGGAGGATGAATCGGGCGAGAGGGGGCTGGTCCTTGGCCACCCGGCCGGGCTCCGGGAAGAGGCGGATGCACACCGACCGGCTCTTCTCCACCGACAGGTACCAGTTCCAGATGCCCAGCCTGAAGGGCTCCGACCGCCGGTACGAGCAGGGGCCCAGGCTCTCGATCCGCCACTGCGCCAGCCGGGAGATGGTCTCCACGCGGgagtccgccgcgccgccgcccccgccgctcaTCCCCCGattccccggcggcggcgactgatgggtgatgagagGCTCGCTTCTTCCCTTGCTTGGGTTTGGTTTGGATGACGATTTGCCTAATTTTGTATGTATTATACAAACAATAAATTGTTTATGGCCTACCCTTGCCGCCCCCATCACATCACAATATCACATCATTTCTGCAAAGTCCTAGAATTATCTTACAAACAATTGCTTCTTTGTGCAGTCATTTGCTTATGAGTTACAACTTTGTTTTGGTTTCCATGCTCACAAAAATGAGGTCTTCCTTCACAATAAATCTGTGATACTTGGCAGTCAGAGCTTACATAGAGTTACACCATGGAAGGAAAAGGTAATTATATTAATTCCATGAAGATCCAAAATGCAATATAATATACGTGATTATTCACACCAATGAAAAAAAGCCATATCAGAAATAATGAAAAGAGAACATAACCAAAGATACGGCCCATGTTTCTGCAGTTAGAACCTAGCCCACTTACCACCCCAGCAGCCCACACAGTCTTTGGGCCTAACATGCTTTCTAACTGCAGAAAGCTACGCAACATTCCCTCTCAAAAAGGTTGCGTTGTGCTAAAAAAAGGTTGTGTAAAATAATCACTTAGGTGTAATAACTTAAAGTATTTCTATACTTCTAATAACATAAACATAATCCCAAAATACTTGGTGATTTGTTATCTATTTGTCGATATACAAAGCTTGAAACGATAACAAATGATGGCCTCCGTTGTGGGATTACTCATCCTAGTAGCTAGGTTTGGCCTTGGGTTTGAGTTTTTGCCGGTTTTTCTTAACAAACGTGTGGTGCTATGGTTTTTGGGCTTGATTTCTCTTGTAAACTGAGTCAACCCTTTTCTCCTATTTAGGGCAGCCCCAACCCAATGACTAGGATGGCGTCCATAGAATTAAATAAGCTGCTATAAAAGATGATGTGGCAAGGGAGTAaatgaaaaaagagaagaaaatcaGGTCTTGCATGAGACCTAATTTCCACACACCATCCAAAACATAATAAGAGATAAGTAGTATTAAATTTAAGTATGGAATAGTAGTGTTTGCATTGAAAGAGTAGTGTCTAGTACTAGTTATTTGATGATATGGAGCTTATGGAAAAGGATCAAAGAACTCCTTGCCCTTTTCTAAATGTTGTTCTTTCAAAAAATTTGATCAATGTGCTCTAGTGAAAGGCTAAACTACAAATATTGACACCAAACTATAAAAAAATACTTTAAACTTTGGTTCcagttatttttttaatttgggaTATTAGAAAATGGTACAAGTATATTTGTCTTCAAAAGTACCTTTTTGCACCCATATTAACACAAAACTACACCAAAAACATTATGTTCAGTAGAATATACACAAAAAGTGGGGGCAAATTACGGTTTTGTGCGATTTGTATAAAATATTATGATAagttattatatatttttgtttAACATCTTCTGCAAGAACACCCTCAGTGCAtttgattaagaaaaaaaaagtgaaaagaGAATAGAGCTCCATCAACATTTAATTCTTCCTTGTCTGCGAAGACGACAGAGACATTGCTTGTGATAATATTATGCAAAATAAATTGGATAGATTCGATCAGTTACTTAAGCAAGTACGTGGATCATAGAAGATCGGAGTTGATGATTACATGAACAACCGTGCCATCATTGCAGTGGTAGTGGGAGCTGCTATCGGCCGGCTTCATTTTCACGCTGATTAATGGCAGTGAAGACTACTTGAGCTAGTAGAGAATTCTAATTAGCTTGGAACAATTAAAACTAGCAAATTGAAAGATATGTATGAAAATAAATCTAAAATGCATATGCAAAGCATGAAAAAAGAATCATATATATGTCGTCCAAAATTAAAGGAGGCTGCACGTacatagattttttttccttgtgcgGAACGAAACAAGTCAAAAACAAGAGAAAATTAAACCATCCATACATATAGTTTATAGGCAATGAAATGATGTTGTGTTGTGATCAATAATACAGTTGCATATATGTAGCAGGAACAAATGGATCAGGAATTCAGTATATGCATGACAACTAGCTAGTGGTAAGTGGTGGTAGCTGATGAATCAGTTCCAGATCTCTCTCAGTGAAATATAATGATGAATACACCCTACAAAATATATAGCTACTCGTCGTCAATACACGTTTGTATAATCAGTCGTGAATGTAATAATGGTGACGGATCACAGgtcgttgttgttgttcttggaGCAAGAAGGAGGAGAAGCTGGCTGCTGGTGGAAGTTGAGCTGCGCCGACGGCAGCAGGCTGCTGAGCAGGTTCCAGTCGACCGCCGACGACTCCACCGCAGATTGTTGGTCGTAGCtgtgggcggcggcgtcgatggcTGGGCTCTGGAGCGGCGGCATGTCGGCGAGGAGCTGCACCTGCAGCTTGGACTCCGCTGCCAAGCTGTTGTTGTGGTCGTGATGAAGCAGCGCCGGAGCTGCAGCGCCGGCACCGCTCATGTAGTAGTAGCTGGGGTATCCGCCGGCCGGatatccggcggcggcggcggcggcgtagcagGCGTGCCTCTGCTGCTGGTTGGGCATGGGCTTCTGGAAGGCGCGGCAGACGACCCATCCTTCCTCCTGCGCCGGCGCGTGCTCATTGTTCTGGAGGCGGTACTCGTGGATGATCCAGTCGGTCTTCCTGCCGTTGGGCGCGCGGCCGCGGTAGAAGACGAGCGTCTTCCTCATGCCTatgacgccgacgccgccgaggGATGACgacctggaggaggaggagctaagCACGGGCTTGTCCCTGCCGGTGGCCTTCCagaagccggcggcggtggcgcggttgGTGCGGGTGCCGCTGGGGTACTTGCGGTCCTTGTAGCTGAAGAAGTAGTACTCGGCGGGCTCCTCgtcctggccgccggcgccgccgtagtAGCTGCACCTCTCTGCATCCATGCAGCATCATATATAGGTCTCAAATCTCAATTGTCCATTGATGTACATAAGTAGAGGAATCAATaatccaagaagaagaagaagaagaagaacaagctgCATGTACCCCACCTTGGAGATCCCATGGCTCGATCCTGTAGAGATCCACCTCCCTGATGATGTCGAGGTCGATCTTCTGAGCGGCCACCTTGCGGGCGAGGTAGTACcccaccagctcctcctccgtGGGGTGGAACCTGAACCCTGGGGGCACGCATGgcgcaggctgctgctgctgctgatgatcCATTTCGATCTGCAACTGGACCGATCGATgggagatgagatgagatgagatgagatgagatgagatgagatgagatgagatgagatgagatgagatagATCGTATATGTACGTGCGCGCAACTAGATCGATATGATGGAGAGGAATTGGATGGATTCTGGCTCTCGGCTCCTACAAATAGATAGGTGCTACCAGTAAGTACCAGCAGGGAAGAAGAATGAAGAGAGATGTGTGTGATGGATGAAGAAtaagctagcagcagcagcgcccagCAGCTAGAGAGGTGGTATGGACGTATGGTagacctagctagctagctaaccAATGCAACGTTCAGTAGTTGCACCATACTCGTACCCGTACACACACATGCATATATCCATGTACCTGGCTATTTTGGTTACAGATGACAATCTAAGAGATCAAGATAGAGCTGACAATTAATTAACTAATTAATTACAGCCGGCTTAGCTTGTGGCACACCAAAGTAGGATGATAGTAGGACGAAAGTACTAGTAAGACCAACACAAGACAGATGCATGCCAATGCCATAGGGTAGGGCAGGGTACCAGATAGCTACTTTTGTAGAGGGTACATGCGTGAAATTAAAATTGCATTGGAGAATGAAGCTGGTTAACAAGAAGGTAGCTTTTTGGCGGACTGCTGGAAGGTAGAGTGTATGCATAGATAGCACATATATTCTTCCTTAGCTTGGAGTGCACTTCAGGCCTCTCATCTGCTGGCTCCTCTCACTCATCCTCCACCAGCCATACATCATGCATATACCAGTACTAGCTACCACATAtactctcctcctcctctctctctctcacctaCTAGCTGCAGCAAGTGTTGGCCACATAATCTATATGTCCATCGGATACAATACACACACATTATATCTTtaattagtactccctccatcccaaattactatttgttttgatttttctagatacataacttttgtatctagatataatatataccTAGGTGCAAATCAAAAGCTATATACTTAAAAAAGTTAAagcgaatagtaatttagaacggaaggagtagtaCTACTGGTAGCTCTATGTGatgcttcatttttcttttaacTTCCTTTACTTTCCTACCCAATTAATAAGATGGTTCGAACAACTGAAGAATGCAACCAGCTTATACATACATGCAAACATAACACGAAATTGATATGTGCATGATCAATGCCTTGATTATTGGCAGTTTGGCACTCACCAATCAAAAGTCAAGATACAGGTCTTAGCTGATGAAAGCAGGTAAAACGGCCGGGGCTGATAAGCAGTGCTGGCATGTAGAACTCGATCGATCTAATAAGCTGGTTAGTACAGGGAGCTTGGTAACCTATTTATAGATGGGTCAAAGGTTATTTTTCTCATGCAGTATGTGATCatgatggagagagagagagagagagagagagagagagagagagagagagagatgatgtAGCTACAACTAAGGTACGGCAGCTAGCGCGTAGAGAAAGAGCGAGTAGCGGTCTAAGATTCTAGAGGGACATGCGTGCAGAGAtttgtgtgtgagagagaaggAAGCTAGCTTTGTTTGGTCGGTTAATATAAACACTAACTACATATAATTAAGTAGTCCAGAagcgaccaccaccaccccactaACAATACGTGAAAGGGACTTGCTGTGTGCAAGTCCGATCCTTTGGCTAGCTAGCCAGTTGAGGCTTGAGAACAAACAAACCTCAGCAGACAATCTTGGCAACAACAGGTCGGCATGAAGCGAAAGTGATGCATCATGTATGTTCGAAGATGAACTTTACTCTCGTTGGGATTTATGCATGGTTGATACGtcaaaaaattctcaaaaaaataaGCATGAGAAAAGGTACATCTTCCATCAGCTGTCCATCAAttgcatatgtttttttttcttctgtgaGTAGATCCCCTACTAAGTAGTATGTTCACCGTGTttcgagaaaaaagaaaaagaacatgCATGGGAGTCGATCGAGGAGATCAGTATGCGTGATTGTCTTAATAATGCAAGATCGAGGACACACTCAAATTAACCTTTTTGATGATGCATATGTTCACATAATAACATATCAAACAAGTACTCTCTGCAACACATTACACATGCACAGTATAATACTTAGATTAAAAACTGCTCATGGCCTTGCAACTTGTCACACGCGCGCACGCATAAAACAATTGCGCCGTTATATTGTGCTGCAAGGCTAGCTGCATGCGATATATGCTTGGGACAGACGCCAGCAGCTAGCAAGGTTCAGTTTCAGTTTTGACAGGAAAAAGTGCATGAGGACGCTTATGCGTGTGGAGCCCACCACCAATCTAATCAGGCACCTCAACTGTTGCTATACTAGCTGCTGTTGGCAGATTGTGGATGATGCCATGCGTTTCGATTGTCAGTCGTTCCATCAGTGGGACCGCCACTAGCTAATTGAGCTACCTGAGCAGAAGAGGATCACATCCTATCCTTGGGAAGCAAATTAAATTATATTCATTTGACATATATCCTTAATTATGTTCATCATTTGACATATATTCATTTGACATTTATCCAATGATCTAGCTTAGAGCTAGCCAGCAGCTAAATCAATATATATTTTACTTGGGAAAAGAAAGAGATTAAGAGATACACTTCTCTCAAAGCACAATACTCAATGTTACCTTCTCTCCTGCATATTTAACTTCTTAGAGCTACTACTAGCTCGTACCATTGGAGACGCTTGCTATTCTCGATCCAGTATGTATGTGTGTATATGCTCGGTCGGCAGTATAATAATCATACATGGTTGTTCTTTTTATATTTGGTTGGTCAGCTCATGGATGTGGCTGTCACTGTCTAGACTGgtgaatgcaatgcaatgcttcTACTCAATTGATCCATCAGGATAAGGTAAATGAAGGGTCTCTGCTTGCTAGCTAGGTTGCTGGCTTCAGGAAGGCACCATTTCTCTTTTTGAGGCATTCACGCATTCCATAGTTCAGTCTCTTTATTCAATCTTTGACAGATGATTAGTCTAAAAATTTAAACTATATGTAACATAGTAGTATTGAATTTGTGTTATACTTCCATACGCGCAGTATATATCAACTTTGTGGTCAAAATGTATTGCAACATAGGAGATATTAACTATGAAAATGCATTGAGAAGTTAAAATAAAGTATATATAGCAAGCTAGTCACCAAATAAAGTATTGAGAAGTTAAAATGTGGCGAGCCGCTGCTGTTCTGGGCAAAGCTAGCTTCACGATGAATTAGACAATCCAGTAGTCCCGCAGAAAATCCGCAAGTTCATCCGGATTTGGAAAGAGCATTTGGACCTACCATCCAATTATGTAACGACTAAACAAAGTGTGCGTTGCCAATCGTTAAACATTATCATCAGATGGGATGGGATAGGCCCACTCATACTGACCAACCAATCACCTTCTAATGTTTCGGTTTTGCTTCTGTTCAAAGGTTTGTTGTTGCATACTCTGTGTAGAGTTGATGTGCTCGGTTCATCTCTTCACTCCAAGatatataatttattttaaccAAGAAGGGAGGAAATAGTGGCAAACATAAATAGGAACAGGCTAAATTTCATCTTAATTAGCATGTTTAGAGAGCTCTGACACTCCAGTTCATCGTCTTTAGATTAGATTGTGGCAATGGCAAGATTTGTGCTGTAGGGACGGCAAGTGTTGATGCAAGAAAAAATCATGTGTTTAGGACACCTAGTACATAAACTTTTGTTTATACCATAATTGCAATTAGTGTATTTACAAGTATAGTTACACTACACATGGGTTATAATAATTTTTCGCATGAATTATACTTTTTTTTCCTGGGAACAATGGTGTAATAAAATGCAGGTGGCAGAGGCTCAAACGCACCTGTACTCTTTTGTTAAGTTCAAAGTTTGATCAAATATGAGCTACAGATCTCTTCAAAACAGTGGTGCGAGTGTATATACTATAGCTTATTTGCTGTGTAAGTGTATAACCAACTAAGCACATAGAATAAAATCCACCCCAAGTTAGGCTTGAAAGCTTCAGGTTAGTAGTGCATACATGAAGACTTCGTATAAGCTGCAAACccaactaatgcattgcatcaCCAAACAATGGACGCTCACAGTACCACCAGTAGGAAA containing:
- the LOC140223036 gene encoding BTB/POZ domain-containing protein At1g21780 produces the protein MSGGGGGAADSRVETISRLAQWRIESLGPCSYRRSEPFRLGIWNWYLSVEKSRSVCIRLFPEPGRVAKDQPPLARFILRVTCPGPPRRSCASPVQEQLLRTSDDFVWQVDVMSHGRFTIDVEFLDLRVATNNATESSSSIWPNEGMVQRIASKSTLGCLSRLLTESIHTDVTINTTDGVLKAHKAILAACSPVFESMFVHDLKEKESSTIDISDMCLESCSALLGFIYGAIEPEQFWKHRLPLLAAANKYGIGDIKGCCEESLLEDINSSNVLERLHVAWLYQLERLKKGCLSYLFVFGKIYDVRDEIHSFFHHADRELMLEMFQEVLSVWKPI
- the LOC117860124 gene encoding NAC domain-containing protein 30 produces the protein MDHQQQQQPAPCVPPGFRFHPTEEELVGYYLARKVAAQKIDLDIIREVDLYRIEPWDLQERCSYYGGAGGQDEEPAEYYFFSYKDRKYPSGTRTNRATAAGFWKATGRDKPVLSSSSSRSSSLGGVGVIGMRKTLVFYRGRAPNGRKTDWIIHEYRLQNNEHAPAQEEGWVVCRAFQKPMPNQQQRHACYAAAAAAGYPAGGYPSYYYMSGAGAAAPALLHHDHNNSLAAESKLQVQLLADMPPLQSPAIDAAAHSYDQQSAVESSAVDWNLLSSLLPSAQLNFHQQPASPPSCSKNNNNDL